A stretch of Paucidesulfovibrio gracilis DSM 16080 DNA encodes these proteins:
- the fusA gene encoding elongation factor G — translation MSDALKNQRTYALVGHGGCGKTSVAEMLLFKTGIINRLGKIEEGTTALDYEPEEIKRRGSIQPGFASYKWNKNQHFLIDAPGDANFSGDLSYLLTAADSTVLVIDAVDGVKPHTRKVWSEIQKAGLPAVVFINKMDRDRADFDTAFAGLSDMLGIKPVLLYHPIGAREDFKGVVDMLANKALLFDDDGNATPGDIPADMADEIETMRETMIENVAESDEQLMETYFEEGELTHEQLIQGLKTGVVSGELVPVVVGAALENKGADMLLDTVQDLLPSPLDHADWTGKDESVRKSSPDEPLAAFVFKTLADPFAGQLTVVRVLSGTLNADSALQNATRDEKERVGQLLLMEGKEQKQTKDPMGPGAIVTLSKLKATRTGDTLVPEKGEFELQPPELAPQLITYALAPAEKGDEDKVYAAVSKLLDEDITLSLARDEETGDTLLSGMGQNHIEISAERAKRRSKVQIVLKTPKVPYRETLKGKATEIQGRHKKQSGGRGQFGDCWIHMEPLAAGSGYEFENKIVGGAIPGQFIPAVDKGIQEASQRGFLAGYPLIDFKVTLYDGTYHKVDSSEMAFKVAGSLAYKKACEKAGVKLLEPIMLVSVSVPDSFMGDVIGDLSGRRGKVLGSDSNAGITEIRAHVPMAEVLKYAPDLNSMTGGQGTFAMEFDHYEECPPNVSEQVIKASQAEADAE, via the coding sequence ATGTCTGACGCATTGAAGAACCAGAGAACGTATGCATTGGTTGGACATGGCGGCTGCGGAAAAACCTCCGTGGCTGAAATGTTGCTCTTCAAAACCGGAATCATCAACCGGCTGGGCAAAATCGAGGAGGGCACTACCGCCCTGGATTACGAACCCGAGGAAATCAAGCGCCGCGGGTCCATCCAGCCTGGTTTCGCCAGCTACAAGTGGAACAAGAACCAGCACTTCCTGATCGATGCTCCGGGCGACGCCAACTTCAGCGGTGACCTCAGCTACCTGCTCACCGCCGCAGACAGCACCGTGCTCGTCATTGACGCGGTGGACGGCGTAAAGCCCCATACCCGCAAGGTTTGGTCCGAAATCCAAAAAGCCGGACTGCCCGCCGTGGTCTTCATCAACAAAATGGACCGCGACCGCGCCGACTTTGATACGGCGTTCGCCGGATTAAGCGACATGCTCGGCATCAAGCCCGTGCTGCTCTACCATCCCATCGGCGCCAGGGAAGACTTCAAGGGCGTGGTGGACATGCTCGCCAACAAGGCCTTGTTGTTCGACGACGACGGCAACGCCACTCCCGGCGACATCCCTGCGGACATGGCCGACGAAATCGAAACCATGCGCGAGACCATGATCGAAAACGTGGCCGAGTCCGACGAACAGCTCATGGAAACGTATTTTGAAGAAGGCGAACTCACCCACGAACAACTCATCCAGGGGCTGAAAACCGGCGTCGTTTCCGGTGAACTGGTCCCCGTGGTGGTGGGAGCCGCTCTGGAAAACAAAGGCGCGGACATGCTTCTGGACACGGTTCAGGATCTGCTTCCCTCGCCTTTGGACCATGCAGACTGGACCGGCAAGGATGAATCCGTCCGCAAAAGCTCGCCGGACGAGCCGCTGGCCGCATTCGTGTTCAAGACCCTGGCCGACCCCTTTGCCGGTCAGCTCACCGTGGTGCGCGTGCTCTCCGGTACGCTGAACGCGGACTCCGCCCTGCAAAACGCCACTCGCGATGAAAAGGAGCGCGTGGGGCAGCTGCTGCTCATGGAAGGCAAGGAACAAAAGCAAACCAAGGATCCCATGGGACCGGGCGCCATCGTGACCCTGAGCAAACTCAAGGCCACCCGCACGGGCGACACCCTGGTACCGGAAAAAGGCGAGTTCGAACTCCAGCCGCCGGAGCTTGCACCCCAGCTCATCACCTATGCCCTGGCCCCGGCCGAAAAAGGCGACGAGGACAAGGTCTACGCCGCGGTTTCCAAACTGCTCGACGAGGACATCACCCTGTCCCTGGCCCGCGACGAGGAAACCGGGGACACCCTGCTTTCAGGCATGGGCCAGAACCACATTGAAATCTCGGCAGAACGGGCCAAGCGTCGCTCCAAGGTGCAGATCGTGCTCAAGACGCCCAAGGTTCCCTACCGCGAAACCCTCAAAGGGAAAGCCACGGAAATTCAGGGCCGCCACAAGAAGCAATCCGGCGGACGCGGTCAGTTTGGTGACTGCTGGATTCACATGGAACCGTTGGCTGCCGGATCCGGATACGAATTTGAAAACAAAATCGTGGGCGGCGCCATTCCCGGGCAGTTTATCCCGGCCGTGGACAAGGGCATCCAGGAGGCCTCCCAACGCGGGTTCCTGGCCGGATATCCGCTCATCGACTTCAAGGTGACCCTCTACGACGGCACCTACCACAAGGTGGACTCCTCGGAGATGGCCTTCAAGGTAGCCGGGTCACTGGCATACAAAAAAGCCTGCGAAAAGGCCGGAGTCAAACTGCTGGAACCCATCATGCTCGTCAGCGTATCCGTTCCCGACTCCTTCATGGGCGACGTCATCGGCGACCTTTCCGGCCGTCGCGGCAAGGTGCTTGGTTCCGATTCCAACGCAGGCATCACGGAAATCCGGGCCCACGTCCCCATGGCCGAAGTGCTCAAATACGCCCCGGACCTCAACTCCATGACCGGCGGCCAGGGAACCTTCGCCATGGAATTCGATCACTACGAGGAATGCCCGCCCAACGTCTCCGAGCAGGTCATCAAGGCCTCGCAAGCCGAGGCCGACGCGGAGTAA